Proteins encoded in a region of the Flavobacterium sp. MDT1-60 genome:
- a CDS encoding Cof-type HAD-IIB family hydrolase: protein MTKLKNIKVVVSDLDGTLLNPQHKISDYTKSIFQELHNQNYLIVVATGRHHLDAMAIIETLEVPVYLVSSNGARIHSPNKEELFSFNLDSEVVKNALNVEIDPEITVVLFKENVWQTNRISEKLNAFQTELKYKPELVDYKTLEDFGAIKIFFSCDDHEKLVKLKDAILANSSEHLHHAFSLPTCLEFMDKAIDKAVAIERVLEKEGFTLEEAVSFGDGFNDVQMLSASGKGLIMGNAPALLKETLPNLEVIKTNAEDGVAKYISSKILNKEFAVG, encoded by the coding sequence ATGACTAAGCTTAAAAATATAAAAGTTGTAGTAAGTGACCTTGACGGAACTTTACTCAACCCTCAACACAAAATTTCAGATTATACCAAATCAATTTTTCAGGAACTTCACAATCAAAATTATCTTATCGTTGTCGCTACAGGCCGTCATCACCTTGATGCTATGGCAATTATTGAAACACTTGAAGTTCCGGTTTATCTGGTGAGTTCAAACGGAGCAAGAATCCATTCGCCGAATAAAGAAGAACTATTTTCATTCAACTTAGATAGTGAGGTTGTGAAAAATGCTTTAAACGTTGAAATAGACCCTGAAATTACAGTGGTTTTATTCAAAGAAAATGTTTGGCAGACTAATCGAATAAGTGAAAAACTAAATGCATTTCAGACCGAACTAAAATATAAACCAGAATTGGTTGATTATAAAACGTTGGAAGATTTTGGCGCTATCAAAATTTTCTTTTCGTGTGATGATCATGAAAAATTAGTAAAGTTAAAAGATGCCATTTTAGCCAATTCTTCAGAACATTTACACCATGCTTTCAGTTTGCCAACTTGTTTGGAATTTATGGATAAAGCTATAGATAAAGCAGTTGCAATCGAGAGAGTTTTAGAAAAAGAAGGATTTACTTTAGAAGAAGCGGTTTCTTTTGGAGACGGTTTCAACGATGTTCAAATGTTATCTGCTTCAGGGAAAGGTTTAATTATGGGAAATGCCCCAGCTTTATTGAAAGAAACATTACCTAATTTAGAGGTTATTAAAACAAATGCTGAAGATGGTGTAGCGAAATATATTTCTTCTAAAATTCTAAATAAAGAGTTTGCGGTGGGTTAA
- the gldF gene encoding gliding motility-associated ABC transporter permease subunit GldF produces the protein MKSIILREIKSFFGSPIGYLVIAIFLISNGLFLWVFEGDYNILNTGYADLTPFFTLAPWILIFLIPAVTMRSFSDEKKQGTLELLLTKPLSIWEIVNGKFLGSLFLIVLAIIPTFIYVKVISNLGLPEGNIDMGSTIGSYFGLLFLIASYSAIGIFTSTLSENQIVAFIIAVFLCFFFYFGFQGLASLIPGESNIVSAFGMQDHFKSMSRGVIDTRDVIYFLSITILFLSFTVYQLKSFKA, from the coding sequence ATGAAATCAATCATTTTACGAGAAATAAAATCCTTTTTTGGATCTCCTATTGGCTATTTGGTCATTGCTATTTTCCTTATTAGCAACGGACTCTTTTTATGGGTTTTTGAAGGAGATTATAACATTTTAAATACCGGTTATGCCGATTTGACTCCGTTTTTCACTTTAGCGCCATGGATCCTGATTTTCCTGATTCCGGCAGTTACGATGAGAAGTTTCTCAGACGAAAAAAAACAAGGCACATTAGAGTTGCTTTTAACTAAACCATTATCGATTTGGGAAATTGTAAACGGTAAATTTTTGGGTTCGCTATTCCTGATCGTTTTAGCGATTATTCCAACTTTTATTTATGTAAAAGTGATTTCAAATTTAGGCTTACCTGAAGGAAATATTGATATGGGAAGCACTATTGGTTCTTATTTCGGATTATTATTTTTGATTGCTTCTTATTCCGCAATTGGAATCTTTACTTCTACCCTTTCAGAAAATCAAATTGTCGCTTTTATCATTGCCGTTTTTCTTTGTTTTTTCTTTTATTTTGGTTTTCAGGGTTTGGCTTCGTTGATTCCTGGAGAATCTAATATTGTTTCGGCATTTGGTATGCAGGATCACTTTAAAAGTATGAGCCGTGGCGTGATCGATACGCGTGATGTAATTTATTTCTTAAGCATTACCATATTGTTTTTGTCTTTTACTGTTTATCAATTAAAATCTTTTAAAGCGTAA
- a CDS encoding S-adenosyl-l-methionine hydroxide adenosyltransferase family protein, with translation MSIITLTTDYGLKDHFVGSLKGKILSEYSEVQIIDISHDIDPFNTAEASYVIGASYLSFPKGTVHLIGVDIERNKENQHIAMQWNDHYFICADNGILSMLTQKIVPQKIVEINIHDRFPIEFSDLDIFIQVACHIAKGGLLNVIGKEVPGIKQITELQAVVANDGNSLKGYVIYIDHFGNIVTNISKQQFIEVAKGRPYEIVMKPKSIKTILPNYSAIATSDKYPIKTYEGEKLAIFNEAGFLEIAIFRSNPSKVGSANSLLGLNYRDVITVQFL, from the coding sequence ATGTCAATAATTACCCTTACTACTGATTACGGCTTAAAAGACCACTTTGTTGGTTCGCTAAAGGGTAAAATTCTTTCTGAATATTCAGAGGTTCAAATTATTGACATTTCACATGACATAGATCCGTTTAACACAGCCGAAGCAAGTTATGTTATTGGCGCTTCCTATTTAAGCTTTCCAAAAGGAACCGTACATCTTATTGGTGTTGACATTGAGCGTAATAAAGAAAATCAGCATATTGCCATGCAATGGAACGATCATTATTTTATTTGTGCTGATAATGGAATCCTGAGTATGCTTACGCAGAAAATCGTTCCACAAAAAATTGTTGAAATCAACATTCACGATCGTTTTCCGATTGAATTCAGCGATTTGGATATTTTTATACAAGTGGCCTGCCACATTGCAAAAGGCGGTTTATTGAATGTTATCGGTAAAGAAGTTCCTGGAATTAAACAGATTACCGAATTACAGGCTGTGGTTGCTAATGATGGAAATTCACTAAAAGGATATGTTATTTATATTGACCATTTTGGAAATATTGTGACCAACATCTCAAAACAGCAATTTATAGAAGTTGCCAAAGGCCGGCCGTACGAAATTGTGATGAAGCCTAAAAGCATCAAAACCATTTTACCTAATTATTCAGCGATTGCAACATCTGATAAATATCCAATCAAAACTTATGAAGGAGAAAAATTAGCCATTTTTAATGAAGCCGGTTTTCTTGAGATTGCCATTTTTAGAAGTAATCCTTCAAAAGTGGGTTCTGCAAATAGTTTGTTGGGGTTGAATTATCGTGATGTGATTACGGTTCAGTTTTTGTAA
- the gldG gene encoding gliding motility-associated ABC transporter substrate-binding protein GldG, with translation MKASTQQNIKILGITVFVLIVLNVLGTLFFHRFDLTKDKRYTLSETSLQIIKQVKNPLSIKIYMQGDLPADFRRLQLETKQLLEEFQAYNSNIVFEFVNPMENEDESMEIVKSLYQKGLTPINITVDDKGKQSQAMVFPWAIAVYDNKEVNIPLLKNIMGASTTEKVIGSIQHLEYSIADAINKITKAKQKKVAFIKGNGEMNEIHVAKMLRQIKESYYIGPFTLDSVTKNPTGTLDALKKYDLAIISKPTETFSDEEKQVLDQFIMNGGKTLWLIDQVSADMDSLYNQSGATLAYPRDLNLNDMFFKYGFRINPDLVKDEYGSPIKLATGEQGSATQYQEFKWKYAPIVIPSGKHPIVKNLGEIKFDFASPIDTLKNGIKKTVLLQSSQYSKKIGTPTEINLNIVTEQTTPQEYLNKGNSALAVLLEGDFHSAFENRVLPFKESAFQAKGKPNKMIVIADGDLARNQLDKNMMPVELGYDQRTGNLYDNKDFMMNCINYLLDDTGLINIRSKDVDLPLLDKDKVYENYTMTQFITIGLPILILLVFGLGFTYMRKRKYSK, from the coding sequence ATGAAAGCATCTACTCAACAAAATATCAAGATATTAGGTATTACCGTTTTCGTTTTAATTGTTTTAAATGTGTTGGGAACTTTGTTTTTCCACCGATTCGATTTAACCAAAGACAAACGCTATACTTTATCTGAAACTTCTTTACAAATTATAAAACAAGTTAAGAATCCGCTTTCGATAAAAATCTATATGCAGGGCGATTTGCCGGCAGATTTCAGACGTTTACAACTTGAAACCAAACAATTATTAGAAGAATTTCAAGCTTATAACAGTAATATTGTTTTCGAATTCGTCAATCCAATGGAAAACGAAGACGAAAGCATGGAAATAGTAAAATCACTTTATCAAAAAGGATTAACGCCAATAAACATTACTGTTGACGATAAAGGAAAACAGTCTCAGGCTATGGTTTTTCCGTGGGCAATCGCAGTTTATGACAATAAAGAAGTCAATATTCCATTGTTGAAAAATATCATGGGTGCTTCAACTACGGAGAAAGTAATTGGTTCTATTCAGCATTTAGAATATTCGATCGCTGACGCTATTAATAAAATTACTAAAGCCAAACAAAAGAAGGTTGCTTTTATAAAAGGGAATGGCGAAATGAACGAGATTCATGTTGCCAAAATGTTGAGACAAATCAAAGAAAGTTATTATATAGGGCCATTCACATTAGATTCCGTTACAAAAAATCCAACCGGGACTTTAGACGCACTGAAAAAATATGATTTAGCCATTATCTCAAAACCAACTGAAACTTTTTCTGACGAAGAAAAACAGGTTTTGGATCAGTTTATCATGAATGGAGGAAAAACGTTATGGTTGATTGATCAGGTTTCTGCTGATATGGATAGTTTGTATAATCAATCGGGTGCAACTCTTGCCTATCCAAGAGATTTAAATCTGAATGATATGTTCTTTAAATACGGATTCAGAATCAATCCTGATTTAGTAAAAGACGAATACGGAAGCCCAATAAAACTGGCTACCGGAGAACAAGGAAGCGCGACTCAATATCAGGAATTTAAATGGAAATATGCGCCTATTGTAATACCTTCCGGCAAACATCCAATCGTTAAAAATTTGGGCGAAATCAAATTTGATTTTGCCAGTCCGATTGACACTTTGAAAAACGGAATCAAGAAAACAGTTTTATTGCAGTCGTCCCAATATTCTAAGAAAATTGGAACTCCAACTGAAATCAATTTGAATATTGTAACCGAGCAAACTACTCCGCAAGAATATTTAAATAAAGGAAACTCAGCGTTGGCTGTTTTATTAGAAGGAGATTTCCATTCGGCTTTTGAGAATCGCGTTTTACCTTTTAAAGAAAGTGCATTTCAGGCGAAAGGAAAACCAAATAAAATGATTGTAATTGCTGATGGCGATTTGGCCCGAAATCAATTGGATAAAAACATGATGCCGGTAGAATTAGGTTATGATCAGCGTACAGGAAATTTATACGACAACAAAGATTTTATGATGAATTGCATCAATTATTTGTTAGACGATACAGGACTTATTAACATTAGAAGTAAAGATGTTGATTTGCCTTTATTAGATAAAGATAAAGTTTATGAAAACTATACGATGACACAATTCATAACTATCGGACTTCCAATTCTAATTTTATTGGTTTTTGGACTTGGATTTACTTATATGAGAAAAAGAAAATACAGCAAATAG
- a CDS encoding DUF1801 domain-containing protein gives MKQLDDFYLKQEEPLKGVFLALREIILKQDKDITHVLKYGMPFFCYKGKMFCYLWIHKKYKQPYIGIVEGKHFDESFLLQEARSRMKIMLFDADEDLPLEQIETIIQKALNLYKSGIIKV, from the coding sequence ATGAAACAACTAGATGATTTCTACTTAAAACAAGAAGAACCTCTAAAAGGTGTGTTTCTTGCATTAAGAGAAATTATCCTAAAACAAGACAAAGACATCACGCATGTTCTGAAATACGGAATGCCCTTTTTTTGTTACAAAGGAAAAATGTTCTGCTATTTATGGATTCATAAAAAATACAAACAGCCTTATATTGGAATTGTGGAAGGAAAACATTTTGATGAATCCTTTTTGCTTCAGGAAGCACGTTCCAGAATGAAAATAATGTTGTTTGATGCTGATGAAGATTTGCCCTTGGAACAAATTGAAACCATTATTCAAAAAGCATTAAATTTATACAAATCCGGAATTATAAAAGTTTAA
- a CDS encoding putative quinol monooxygenase translates to MFVRIVKMSFHEEKIPDFLENFETVKDKIRKAEGNRFLELYQDKNDKCIFFTYSYWETEADLENYRQSELFNSVWDFTKKLFNAKPEAWSVDKLVSLN, encoded by the coding sequence ATGTTTGTTCGAATAGTAAAAATGAGTTTTCACGAAGAAAAAATTCCTGATTTTCTGGAGAATTTTGAAACCGTGAAGGACAAAATACGAAAAGCTGAAGGAAATCGTTTTCTAGAATTGTATCAGGATAAAAATGATAAATGCATATTTTTTACTTACAGTTATTGGGAAACCGAAGCTGATTTAGAAAACTATAGACAATCTGAACTTTTTAATTCCGTTTGGGACTTTACTAAAAAACTATTCAATGCAAAACCGGAAGCCTGGAGTGTGGACAAATTGGTTAGCTTAAATTAG
- the dnaN gene encoding DNA polymerase III subunit beta, whose translation MKFIVSSSYLLKQLQVLGSVINSNNTLPILDNFLFELDNDALIVSASDLETTMSATLSIDSKSKGSVAVPAKLLLEILKTFPEQPLTFTVEDNNTVEISSNSGKYALAYAAGEEFPKSVNLEDPSVTLVPADVLATAVSKTIFAAGNDDLRPVMSGVFFQFSPEGLTFVATDAHKLVKYARTDVKASQVADFIMPKKPLNILKSILGSSDAEVKIEYNDSNATFSFDNYILMCRLIDGKYPNYEAVIPKENPNKLMIDRSLFLSSVKRVAIFSNKTTHQIRLKIAGAELNVSAEDIDYSNKAEERLTCDYQGDDLQIGFNSRFLTEMLTNLQSDMIMLEMSLPNRAGILTPVDGLEEGETVTMLVMPVMLNS comes from the coding sequence ATGAAATTTATAGTATCGAGTTCGTACTTATTAAAACAATTACAAGTTTTAGGAAGTGTAATTAACAGTAACAATACGTTGCCAATTTTAGACAACTTTTTATTTGAACTAGACAATGATGCTTTAATAGTTTCGGCTTCAGATCTTGAAACTACAATGTCGGCTACATTATCAATCGATTCTAAAAGTAAAGGAAGCGTAGCTGTGCCTGCAAAACTTTTGCTTGAAATTTTAAAAACGTTTCCGGAACAGCCTTTGACTTTTACAGTTGAAGATAATAATACAGTTGAAATCAGCTCTAATTCAGGAAAATATGCATTAGCATATGCTGCCGGAGAAGAATTTCCAAAATCTGTAAATCTTGAAGATCCATCTGTAACTTTAGTTCCTGCCGATGTTTTAGCAACTGCGGTAAGTAAAACTATTTTTGCTGCCGGAAATGATGATTTACGTCCGGTAATGTCTGGAGTTTTCTTTCAGTTTTCACCAGAAGGATTAACTTTTGTAGCTACTGACGCTCATAAATTAGTAAAATACGCCCGTACAGATGTAAAAGCATCTCAGGTTGCTGATTTTATTATGCCAAAGAAACCTTTGAATATCTTAAAAAGTATTTTAGGAAGTTCTGACGCCGAAGTAAAAATTGAATACAACGATTCGAATGCGACTTTCTCATTTGACAATTATATCTTAATGTGTCGTTTGATTGATGGAAAATATCCAAATTACGAAGCGGTAATTCCAAAAGAAAATCCAAACAAATTAATGATTGACCGTTCTTTATTTTTAAGTTCAGTTAAGCGTGTTGCCATTTTCTCAAACAAAACAACACACCAAATTCGTTTAAAAATTGCAGGAGCTGAATTAAATGTTTCTGCAGAAGATATTGATTACTCAAACAAAGCAGAAGAAAGATTGACTTGTGATTATCAGGGAGATGATCTTCAAATTGGTTTCAACTCCCGTTTTTTAACTGAAATGTTGACTAACTTGCAATCAGACATGATTATGTTAGAGATGTCATTGCCTAACAGAGCCGGGATCCTTACACCAGTAGATGGTTTAGAAGAAGGAGAAACTGTTACAATGTTGGTAATGCCTGTAATGTTAAATAGTTAA
- a CDS encoding PhoH family protein — protein MNERIIELIDIAPKDFWGAQDTHLEIIKKYYPKLKIVARGTTLKAFGEKEVLDEFEKRFQRLMLHFTRYNNIDDNVIERVIMSDGQDEKKSYDHDKILVHGVGGKIIKAMTPNQQLLVDTIKKNDMVFAVGPAGTGKTYTGVAMAVKALKDKEVKRIILTRPAVEAGENLGFLPGDMKEKLDPYMQPLYDALRDMLPNEKLEDYILKGIIQIAPLAFMRGRTLDNAFVILDEAQNTTHSQMKMFLTRMGKNAKFMITGDPGQVDLPRRTISGLKEAILVLKDVDGIGIIYLDDKDIVRHRLVKKVIDAYKQIENHD, from the coding sequence TTGAACGAGAGAATTATCGAGCTAATAGACATCGCTCCAAAAGACTTTTGGGGCGCTCAAGACACTCATCTTGAAATAATTAAAAAGTACTACCCAAAGCTTAAAATAGTAGCAAGAGGGACGACTTTAAAAGCATTTGGCGAAAAAGAAGTTTTAGATGAATTCGAAAAAAGATTTCAAAGGTTAATGCTCCATTTTACCCGATACAACAACATTGACGATAATGTAATTGAACGCGTAATTATGAGTGATGGTCAGGATGAAAAAAAATCATACGATCATGACAAAATATTAGTTCATGGTGTTGGAGGTAAAATAATTAAGGCCATGACGCCTAACCAGCAGCTATTGGTAGATACCATCAAAAAAAATGATATGGTATTTGCTGTTGGACCTGCCGGAACCGGTAAAACTTATACCGGTGTTGCAATGGCGGTAAAAGCGCTTAAAGACAAAGAAGTAAAAAGGATCATACTTACCCGACCAGCGGTAGAAGCAGGAGAAAATCTTGGTTTTTTGCCCGGCGATATGAAAGAAAAACTGGATCCTTACATGCAGCCGCTTTATGATGCTTTGCGCGACATGCTCCCGAACGAAAAACTCGAAGATTACATTTTAAAAGGAATTATTCAGATTGCGCCACTGGCATTTATGCGTGGGCGCACACTTGATAACGCCTTTGTAATTCTCGATGAAGCACAGAATACTACCCACTCACAAATGAAAATGTTTTTGACCCGTATGGGAAAAAACGCCAAATTTATGATTACGGGAGATCCTGGACAGGTCGATTTACCACGCAGAACTATTTCCGGTCTTAAAGAAGCGATTTTGGTGCTAAAAGATGTTGACGGAATCGGAATTATTTATCTGGATGATAAAGATATCGTACGTCACAGATTAGTGAAAAAGGTAATTGACGCCTATAAACAAATAGAAAATCACGATTAA
- a CDS encoding phosphoribosylaminoimidazolesuccinocarboxamide synthase — MSNTITTTNFSFPNQKSVYRGKVREVYNINDELLVMVATDRLSAFDVVLPKGIPYKGQILNQIATRFMELTEDIVPNWLIATPDPNVAVGHLCDPFKVEMVIRGYVSGHAAREYAAGKRQICGVTMAEGLKENDKFPEPIITPTTKADNGSHDEDISREDILAKGIVTEEDYIVLEKYTRDLFQRGTEIAASRGLILVDTKYEFGKTKEGVIVLIDEIHTPDSSRYFYADGYQERQEKGEEQKQLSKEFVRRWLIENGFQGQEGQQIPDMSDEYIESVSERYIELYENILGEKFVKADINSIDERINKNVLDYLNSKA; from the coding sequence ATGAGCAATACAATCACAACGACAAATTTTAGTTTTCCCAATCAGAAATCAGTTTATCGCGGAAAAGTTAGAGAAGTTTACAATATTAACGACGAACTTTTAGTAATGGTGGCAACTGACAGGCTTTCGGCTTTTGATGTAGTTTTACCAAAAGGGATTCCGTACAAAGGACAAATTCTAAATCAGATTGCAACCAGATTTATGGAATTGACCGAAGATATTGTTCCAAATTGGTTGATTGCTACTCCAGATCCAAACGTTGCTGTTGGGCATTTATGTGATCCATTCAAAGTAGAAATGGTAATTCGTGGTTATGTTTCAGGACATGCAGCTCGTGAATATGCTGCAGGAAAAAGACAAATATGTGGTGTAACTATGGCAGAAGGTTTAAAAGAAAACGATAAGTTTCCTGAGCCAATTATTACGCCAACTACAAAAGCGGATAATGGTTCTCATGATGAAGATATTTCTCGTGAGGATATTTTAGCAAAAGGAATTGTTACCGAAGAAGATTATATTGTTTTAGAAAAATATACCCGTGATTTATTTCAACGCGGAACTGAAATCGCTGCAAGCCGCGGTTTGATTTTAGTAGATACAAAATATGAATTCGGAAAAACAAAAGAGGGTGTTATTGTTTTAATTGATGAAATCCATACTCCGGATTCTTCACGTTATTTTTATGCTGATGGATATCAGGAAAGACAGGAAAAAGGCGAGGAGCAAAAACAATTATCAAAAGAGTTTGTACGTCGTTGGTTGATTGAAAATGGATTTCAGGGTCAGGAAGGACAACAAATTCCGGATATGTCAGATGAGTATATCGAATCTGTTTCAGAAAGATATATTGAATTATATGAGAATATTTTAGGAGAAAAATTCGTAAAAGCAGATATCAATAGTATCGATGAGCGTATTAATAAAAATGTTTTAGATTATCTGAATAGTAAAGCTTAA
- a CDS encoding prolyl oligopeptidase family serine peptidase, with translation MTKNIFILAFLFLSITGKSQNLKLEEIMKGESFIGNQPTNGRWSLDGKKVYFEWNPKDELGTSTYFWQKGMTKPEVVLPKEAVFSQMDFKSKPGSDIVYYLDKGSLYSYSIQSKTSKKLIQQSTPISNLQLGYQAGVLFFAQNDNIFKYNTKEGTVLQITNFSKGVKKETKPEKETFLNTQQKELFQFIKDKEARKQWNLAKSKAVKSDFAKEYFYGKDNFNNLKVNPNGNFATFRLIEDTEVKKEKMEVFITADGYNQTPDTKEKVSVNNFVKTKFGIYSIAKDSVYYVNFSTLSHLQDTPKYYETYDNLKNKPKEDKLIVPQAPVYNEDGSLAIVEIRSQDNKDRWLVNLNLDKGTFEEIEHQHDEAWIGGPGIPGYSFSSGNLDFLADNETIYFQSEATGYSHLYTYNVKTKKKTQLTQGNWEVRDVTLSKDKKVLYLSTNTTHPGNRNFYKLALADGVLQPILTKDGAHEVVLSPDEKSLLVRYSYKNIPWDFYVADNKKNTTLQQISSSTTASFKQYQWRTPEVITFKAQDGTPVNARIYTPKAEVANKAAVIFVHGAGYLQNAHNFWSNYYREYMFHNLLTDLGYTVLDIDYRGSDGYGRDFRTGIYRFMGGKDLSDHLDGKKLLVEKYGIDANRVGIYGGSYGGFITLMGMLTTPGEFTSGAALRSVTDWAHYNHGYTGNILNFPETDPEAYKKSSPIYFADNLKGNLVMLHGMVDDNVEYKDIVRLSQRFIELEKKNWSLASFPVETHGFKETYSWIDEYSRILNLFNSTLLKK, from the coding sequence ATGACAAAAAACATTTTTATCCTTGCCTTTTTATTTCTTTCGATTACTGGTAAAAGTCAGAATCTAAAATTAGAAGAAATAATGAAAGGTGAATCTTTTATTGGAAATCAACCCACAAACGGACGCTGGTCTTTAGACGGAAAGAAAGTCTATTTTGAATGGAATCCGAAAGATGAATTAGGAACAAGTACTTATTTTTGGCAAAAAGGAATGACAAAACCAGAAGTTGTATTGCCAAAAGAAGCTGTTTTTTCTCAAATGGATTTTAAAAGTAAACCAGGATCTGATATTGTTTATTATTTGGATAAGGGAAGTTTGTATTCCTATTCAATTCAATCGAAAACAAGTAAAAAATTAATTCAGCAATCAACACCAATTTCTAATTTACAATTAGGATATCAAGCCGGAGTTTTATTTTTTGCACAAAACGATAACATCTTCAAATACAATACAAAAGAAGGGACGGTTTTGCAAATCACCAATTTTAGCAAAGGAGTTAAAAAAGAAACAAAACCTGAAAAAGAAACTTTTTTAAACACGCAACAAAAAGAATTATTTCAGTTTATAAAAGATAAGGAAGCCAGAAAACAATGGAATCTTGCGAAAAGCAAAGCGGTAAAATCTGATTTTGCTAAAGAGTATTTTTATGGTAAAGACAATTTTAATAACCTAAAGGTGAATCCAAACGGAAATTTTGCCACTTTTAGATTGATAGAAGATACTGAAGTAAAAAAAGAAAAGATGGAGGTTTTTATAACCGCTGACGGTTATAACCAAACTCCGGATACGAAGGAGAAAGTTTCAGTAAACAATTTTGTAAAAACTAAATTCGGAATTTATTCTATTGCTAAAGATTCGGTTTATTATGTGAATTTTTCGACTTTAAGTCATCTTCAGGATACACCCAAGTATTATGAAACGTATGATAATTTAAAAAACAAGCCAAAGGAAGATAAGTTAATAGTTCCTCAGGCACCTGTTTATAACGAAGACGGATCGTTAGCTATTGTTGAAATCAGAAGTCAGGATAACAAAGACAGATGGTTAGTGAATTTAAATTTGGATAAAGGGACTTTCGAAGAAATTGAACACCAACACGACGAAGCCTGGATTGGCGGCCCTGGAATTCCGGGGTATTCATTTTCTTCCGGAAATTTAGATTTCCTTGCTGATAATGAAACCATTTATTTTCAATCTGAAGCTACAGGATATTCTCATTTGTATACTTATAATGTAAAGACAAAAAAGAAAACACAATTAACACAAGGGAATTGGGAAGTTCGTGATGTTACTTTATCAAAAGATAAGAAAGTACTCTACTTATCGACAAACACTACACATCCTGGAAATAGAAATTTTTATAAATTAGCTCTTGCTGATGGTGTTTTACAACCCATTTTAACCAAAGATGGAGCGCATGAAGTGGTGCTTTCGCCAGACGAAAAATCATTATTAGTTCGATATTCGTATAAAAATATCCCTTGGGATTTTTACGTTGCCGACAATAAGAAGAATACAACTCTACAGCAAATTTCTTCTTCAACTACAGCGTCTTTCAAGCAATACCAATGGAGAACTCCTGAGGTAATAACGTTTAAAGCGCAAGACGGAACTCCTGTTAATGCAAGAATTTATACACCTAAAGCTGAAGTTGCAAACAAAGCAGCTGTAATTTTTGTTCACGGAGCCGGTTATCTTCAAAATGCTCATAATTTCTGGAGTAATTATTACAGAGAATACATGTTCCATAATTTATTGACCGATTTAGGTTATACAGTTTTGGATATTGATTACAGAGGAAGTGATGGTTACGGTAGAGATTTTAGAACCGGAATTTACCGTTTTATGGGCGGAAAAGATTTATCTGATCATTTGGACGGAAAGAAATTATTAGTGGAGAAATATGGTATTGATGCCAATAGAGTTGGTATTTATGGAGGTTCATACGGTGGTTTTATTACTTTAATGGGAATGTTGACAACTCCGGGCGAATTTACTTCAGGAGCAGCATTACGTTCGGTTACAGATTGGGCACATTACAATCACGGATACACTGGAAACATTTTGAATTTCCCGGAAACAGATCCTGAAGCTTACAAAAAAAGCTCACCAATTTATTTTGCAGATAACCTAAAAGGAAACTTAGTGATGCTTCACGGAATGGTTGATGATAATGTAGAATATAAAGATATTGTACGTTTGTCTCAGCGTTTTATTGAATTGGAGAAAAAGAATTGGAGTTTGGCATCTTTCCCTGTAGAAACGCATGGTTTCAAAGAAACCTATTCCTGGATTGATGAATATAGCAGAATTTTAAACTTATTTAATTCAACATTGCTTAAAAAATAG